Genomic segment of Actinomycetes bacterium:
ACGGCGGCACCGTCGAGGTGGTGTTCGCGGTCCACGGCCGCGGCACCGCCTGGCTGTCCCGGCTGCAGGCGCACGACCAGGTGGACGTCGTCGGCCCGCTCGGGCGGCCGTTCGCGCTGCCGCTCGAACCGGTGTCGGCGGTGCTGGTGGGCGGCGGCTACGGCAGCGCGCCGCTGTTCAGCCTGGCCGAGCAGCTGCGGGCCCGCGGCAACCGGGTCGACTTCGTCATCGGAGCGTCGACCGAGTCGCGGCTGTTCGGGGCGCTGGAGGCCAAGCGGATGTCCACCCAGGTGGCCATCACCACCGAGGACGGCACGCTGGGGGAGCGCGCCCGGGTCACCGACGTGCTCCCGGCCCTGATGCGCCGCGCCGGCAGCGAGGTGGTCTACGCGTGCGGCCCGATGGCGATGCTGCAGGCGGTCAGCCAGCTG
This window contains:
- a CDS encoding dihydroorotate dehydrogenase electron transfer subunit, translating into MAPVQVRGEVLSLRRVGDYHALTLVAPGVADTARPGQFIALAVGGDDSSMLLRRAFSIYKVQQRGVYGGTVEVVFAVHGRGTAWLSRLQAHDQVDVVGPLGRPFALPLEPVSAVLVGGGYGSAPLFSLAEQLRARGNRVDFVIGASTESRLFGALEAKRMSTQVAITTEDGTLGERARVTDVLPALMRRAGSEVVYACGPMAMLQAVSQLATAHGAVSQCAVEESMACGVGVCMTCVLPVVGDDGVTRMVRSCTEGPVFAGDRVRWADVGTVPADTWGAPAGGQA